ttttttttaaccagaacAAAACCAGCAGAGTTGTGGCTGTAGAAGCTCTCTGTTCAAAGCTTTTAGTTgttacagaacaacaaaatataaaaatgaacatCTCTGCTCTTCGGGTCAACTCAGGTGGGCAGACGAACGCTTGGAGAAATTCTGCTTTTACAGGGCAACCATGGTTTTACAAGACAGGCTGATGAATAATTAATATCATGATTGGTCTGAAACATTATGTCACCAAATACAGGCAGCAGGTGGACGGCAGCCAAGAGAGACGTGAAGAGAAAGACGATTAACTTATTCggcaaataacaaaaacacaagactcAGTATCAGATTCTGCAACAGAATCCttcacaatttattttaatgcgAAAGATAGATATCGTAAAACTTTTTCATGTGAGTTTTCTTGTGAGTTTCAACCTGATGCTTGACCCGCCATtgccaatctttttttttttttttagttttttttagttttttgtcagtttctttTGCTCAGGTGCAAAGTCCAGCGCTCATACAAGCCTGGTGCTGCAGATCAGGGGGTATCCCATTTTGGAAAATGGGGTTAGAGTCTGTCTGTGGAGCAGAAAGGCCTGAATAGCTCTCAACATGTTAAGTACAGTTGAATGTGTCCGGTTCGCACTCCAGCACCGGCAGCAGTCTAGAGAGGGCCTTGCTAAATTTGCAGTGGAAGAAGGAgtgagtgacagaaaaaagagtGAGAATGAATGTAGgtagggaggtgtgtgtgtgtgtgtgtgtgtgtgtgtgtgtgtgtgtgtgtgtgtgtgtgcttaccctctctgtgtttgcctcagtgtgtgtgtgtggttttttttctcctgtgtttgacAAAGTTCAGGGGGCCAGACttggagaaagaaaggggaaaatgagagaaagtaAAGGATTTGAATGAggtggtgggaaaaaaaggagtgaGACAGGATGAAAAAGAAGGCAAAGatcagacagagagcgagagagaggacagagagagagaggacagagaggacagagaggaggacaagaggacatttttggagggaaaaagaCAACCGGCGCTCCTTGAAATCTGTGTGGTGAAATAGTCCGCTGCCTCACAGCACGAGTGGCGTAAATTGGTGATATTTATAGATTGAAGCTGCAGGAAGCGACAACTCGGTCTGGGAAATACGTATAGAgaaagagcgagggagagagggagagtgggagagagagggtgggggggagatCAAGAGCGAGGCTGCATTAATATGCTAATGGCCTGAGTGAATGCACAACAGGCCCACTGACCAGGCTAATCACTGgtggacacacactgaggctAATCCCTCACAcggcactcacacacatgcagccacacatgcacacacagtgcaggTTAGAAATTTTGGAGGGTGACatatttgctttgctttgtctcTATAGTCCAATACGTCAGATTagaaatgaaacactgagtgTGAGGGGGGGAAAGGGACGACTTCCTGCTTTAACTCCCATGTTTTTAGGTCAGTTTTGGGTGATTGGTGAAGGAAAAAcatcatctttttatttctgaattttatcAAATGCAGCAGGAAAATAAACCTGACACACTTTATGAACATGTTTGATATTAGAGGCAAAATACAACatgatttatttctatttctgtctgcagaaatacagaattcagagacacatgaggatgaaaacagagaggaaaataaaataagatgcTGAATCACTGAATTCACACTAATGCTCAATTTCAACTGTTGCTTTTACGTGTCTTGTACTTTAATGTAATGCCTGTGTGAGGTCATCACTATGTGTTGTTTAATATTACAGGTAAGAATGATGCCGAattgaaacaataaaaatacaatttcaaaaacagtttggatgttgtggtggttttttttagcagacagttaaatctcttttttgggggggaattCTGGGGATGTTGTGTAGTTTTATTCAACCTAAATCATCAGATTAATTTATATTCATttgattatacactaatgatGTTTTTTACCAACACAGTGATCAGTTAAATGtgtaatgttcagttttcacaccAATTTAAGAAGAAAAACCTTGAtgaagaaaattacattttaagtcaaaattcaaaattatatatatataatgtatatttaaaaagtagTGAGTAGAATGTAGCACTGCATGTTTCTAACTAAACACTCACTTAGATGAAATTGTTCATTGATACTAACAAATCAGAGGAACTCCATGAGATTTGTGTAATTCCACTTGAGCCCCCTTGAGGGTGATAAAGCATCAGAAACCCTGCGTGTGTTCGGCCACAGATGGTGGAGGTCACGTCCTCCTGATCACCAcagatttctctttttgtccAACGGGGACCCTTTTTAAACAAGGCAGGTGATgcagcattaaaaaataaagtcaactACAAACCTTCTGCTGTCGACTTCTTGTCATTCTTGATGAAAAGAACACTGAGCACAGAAACAATCAGCCTGAATTTATACACAGTTCATCACCACAATGGTTGTAATATGGATGCCGAGGATATAATGTGTTGATAATGTTTACATGGATGAAGGACCAAACACTGACCATCTATATTAACATATAAACATGATCTGCTTGTCATTCAGTATCTATTCCAGCAGTGTTTACTACATCATGTGTTATATGGGGATGGAATGTAGActaactaagtacatttactcaagtgctgttTTGAGATGCTATGATTTGCTGCTTGCTATAAGTAGCTACTGGCCCGGAGTCCTTAAATGACGTCCACAATTGGTCATGTGCATAAAATTAAACACCATAAATATGTTTAGAACTACAAATGAACTTTCTTCTGTTGAtgcttgttttttgtaaatgtcacaATTCCAACCCTCCTCCTTTATCCGGGCTGGGGACCGGCAAAAGTGACCCAAAAGAGACACTCTGGCGGAGTTAAAAATGGTTTTGCTTTTGGACCAGCGCCACAACAGAACCTGCTGCTAGCGGAGAAGAGTAAGAACGAAACACGCTTTCATGTCAGAGTCTCCACAAGTCTCAGCTGGGTGTCAGACTGTCTccacttgacttgacttgagcaCCCGGTGAAAACCCGTACAGAAACCAGAGAACACCTTCCCTCCACTCAGAAAAACAACTCCACTTGGACGTCCAGGCATCATTTGCTCATTTTCTTCATGAACCACCAAGTAAATCTTTTCACAGTGATTTCTTCTGTCCTGATGACTTTGGTTGATACTCTGCTGCAGCGTGTCTGCGCTTCTCTCGTCGACCTCTCAACTTTATTTGTGCAGCCTCAAAAAACACAGCggcttcttcctcttctattTCCTTTGACTCAAACAGAAATAGTTCTTCCCTTCTGATTTTCAAGCATGATGTTCTCCTCTGACTCCAAAGCAGTTATTTCCTCTTCATTGCTCAGACGCTGGTTGTCGTCCTCCCAGGACTCACTTGGCTTGTCCTTCAGTTCATCCATATCGTAAAATGATTTCACCAGCGCTTCTAGCTTGTCTCTCAATGACACTAGCCTTAAGTTCAATAACCGCTTTAAATCTGAACCCATGCTCTGGTTATCACTTCCTTGGTGAGAGTCACTGTATTGTTCTGAGGCtggtgctggctcagctgtTGCTCTTCCTGTCCTGGTTAGTATGCTGCTCGGTGAAGACGTTCCTGCAGTTaatgaaatgttgatgaaatgtaaagctgctgtaaactTTTGAGATCAAAGCCACAGAACAGCTCAGATGTTTCAGAATGTTGCTGGACACTTCAGCAGCTTTGATATCACATTCTAAAACATCAAAGCCTCTTAgctacatttgaaaaacaacatcgAAACACCTATTTACTCAATAAAAGTAccacttatctgtggttttgcagatactgtgtgttttgtatctTGGTCTGCTGCTCCTGCAAGTATAGAAACATATGTGCATaattaatttgatgttttatttttattttatttttatttttttcgcAGGATCGTAACACTGGTTTGTTTCCCAGCTGAGCGGCTCCATCAGTGCCCCACAGtaacctctgcagcagctgacacactgagctgaactcGTCTTGACCTCTTGACCTCATGTGTCTCCCTCAGTCTGTGACATGCGAGGCACAACATGACCACACAAGTCTTCCTcctgccttgaaaaaaaaaaaagtcagcctGCAAAGTGTTTTGCAGTGATTCCGGGCCAATGTTCAACTGTAAGGGAGCACTAAGCCAaatcctccaccaccaccatcatcatgttttcatccttgcagggggagggagggttgACTACGAGGCAAAGTGGGgggagaaacagacacacacacacacacacacacacacggggccTAGTCGCCACATCTTTCATGCGAAGAAGCTGTGCCGCTAAACAGTCAGtaatctgtatttatttgcacGCAAATGTATGTGTACGACATGTTGTTTGTGTATGGCAGGGAGACTGAGATAGCGGTGGAACAGCCTGTCCCAAACTGGTTTGGTCTAGCTCTCCTACGATGCATTCGGGGCTAACTAGCTTGCTAGCTAGGCGAGGAGGCTAAGTGTAGTTAGCGTTAGCCAGCTACAGCGCCTAGCTTGTTTCGCCAACTTAACGCCCGACATAGTGTAATTCCAACGACATGTAACGTTGAAGACATGTTTGATGTGAATGGCATGCTGGTACATGtaataaaaaatcatttatattgAACGATGGCTGCCAACACAAGCAAGTTAGCTTCACGATAGTCGCAGACGTTGTTCGCTAATAACGTTAGCTAGTTTACGAGCTATCAGGTGGCTAACGGTCGCTGGTATGAACAGCGGTTTGTTGCCATTTGTCTGGTCTTTATCTTTATGCTGGAACGGGGCGCTTTCTGCCCCGCGTTGAACCAAGATAACACAGTCAGTGTCTGGTATCGATAGACTATCtgtttattaataattaacgacgtgtctgtgctgtgtggggACGAGACAGTCCTGGCATCAGCCGAACAGCTGGCTGCTTTGCAGGTCCTGATGCAGCGTTAACGTGACATGAAATGCCAGAAATGCTTAAAATACACCAATATTTCCTCCACCAAGCCTTAGATACAGCTCAGGCCCTCGGAACTGGGCTGAGTGATATTCGtattgtgtgacattttcatgacCAAGTGGGCATTATTGGTGCCACACCACAGTCTCATGCGGAGCTTCTGTCTTGTGTTGGAATTTCAGCCCCGTTTTTGGTTTCCCAAAACAACTCCGGCCCGGGCCTCAGTCCGCGGTCTAGAGTTTGACAGCGGGCTGTTTGAGACGGAAGCACGTCGGTGTGTTGCTGTCAGCCAGCCCCTCCACCACCATGGGAGACAGCAGAGGTAAGAAAACAACTGcactggtttgtttgtttttgtttgttttgttagcaacaatacaacaaacatgaaTGTCTAGAACACTAATGTGTGTATTAGCTGCAGCTACACAGATTATACTTACATATTTGTCTTTAAATGGCTGGTGTGAAATCAGGCCTATGAAAGATATGGATTATGATGAAGCAACGACTAATCTAATACTTTATTAtaggatagatagatagatagatagatagatagatagatagtgtCACTGCTGCCTCTCTTCCAAAACAAGCACGTTTAAACGTAGACAGGCTCACACTTCCAAATCACCAGCCCACAATTTCTCTAAAGCAAagatatttttgattatttaaaatgcaGCTTCCTTTAAGTCCAGTTATTGTCTCTATTCATAACGACAATGAAAAAGGGTTCTCGGTGCATCCCAATGCATCTCAGAGCATGGCGAGGGCTTTAATGAGGTGCCgatcactgacagcagactAGAAAGTGTAAGAAAGCGTTGCACATGAAGTTGTCTTGATCTTCAAGTAATGTTTGTTACCAAAACGTTGCTGTGGGAAGTATGATGTCCactgtttatttacagttatcatcacagtaacttgAAACCAGTGATTTAGAAGTAGATTTTCCTCACATCTCACCATGTACCTGGATGCCAGAAGTCCTTACAGATCGTTATTCTAGCACTTTGTGAAGTTAACGACAGGTGGAGTTGTTCCAGTGTCAGAAGTTGATAGAGGCTTGTGAGGAAAAAATACTCTAGATTAGAAATTAGAAGAAAAAAGACGTCCTAGGTATTTGAAAGCACGACTTCTTCCATATGTTGAGTTGATAAGTACGTTATCTGTATGTTATCTGTGTAAACACACGGTTGAtttctttgcagtgtgtttggtGAATGAAAAGTAGATCAGACGACAACTGAAGTTCACAGCCTGAAGCATGGAAAATGCAGCTcacagccagctgcagcagcaagtGCCAACTAAATACAAaccacagcaaaaacaaaatattcataaataaagCAGCTTGCATCATAAAAATTTCAACAAATGGAAGGATGATGGAGGGTTGGTAAAATCAGCACTATTTCCCCTTGCAGGGTTTTCCATTAGTTCCCAGAACTTGGGCggtaaacacatttaaaaaatgtaatttaccaaagtgaagTTCAAGTCTGTTAGTTCATGATTTAATGTTTCAATAAATCTGAAGCGAAATTCCAGTGCATTGAGGCCAAAATAAGGATTCCATAAAACTGAAATTGATTTCATCCCTCTAAATTACACACCAGACACATGATACCTCAGGTGAACCTTATTTCAGACGCTAAGTGAAAACTGATGATCAATGTAGGAAATAACTACTCAACCAAATCTCAACCATGGTCGTTTCGTGTATGATTCATGAGGCCCCAAACTCTTGGTTGTTTATATAGAGCACTATTTTTTTACACGGTGCAGTGACGATGTTAAGCTGATGTGTttagttttgtctgtgtgtcagctttAATTTGTTCCAGctggttatttattttttttgcagcaattATTTAGTGGATAATTGAACTAccatatttgtgtttgaagaaattaaaatggtctaataaaaaaacaacaacaactgcaatACCTCTGTTAATTAGCTCAGCCTTTTTTGGTCagcattgtttttcttattattgCATTACTACTATGTGCGTGTTCTCCTTCTTGTTATCTCTTATCAGATTCTCGCAGCCCAGACAGCTCGTCTGTCTCCTCCCCTCCGTCGGGCCAGCGCTCGCCTCCGCTGGTTCCCTCGGCTGCAGCTTCCAtgacctccctccctcccatcacCACCTCAGGGGTCAACAGCCCCATCAGTAGCATTGGCTCCCCCTTTTCTGTCATCAGCTCTTCTCTGGGCTCGCCATGCCTGCCTGGCACACCGTCGGTTGGTTACGGCCCCATTAGCAGCCCACAGGTAAGGGAGGATAGAGTAAATGCGAGCATGATTTCACACAGACATCAGGTTATGAGCCTAGCTATCAACtaaaaagtggaaaaataatGCCCCTCATTCTGTGTTTGTACGTTTTATGCAGAATAGTGAAGCAGAATAATGACACAACACTCCTACATCGAGTCAAGGGGGCCACTGTTTGCCTCGATGTTAAGCTGCCAGACTCCATGAGTTTTGTTCTTCAGTCCTTATCCTCTCTGTTCTTGCAAGAGTGATACAAGTGACGAGATGGGATGAGACATGGTTTAGAGCGAGGGAGGGACtgataaaagttaaaacaatggTTACAGGCTGGACTCTCCCTGTGACCTTGTagtgtttgttgtcttgttcACAAGGTTACTCCTTTTATATTCTTACATTAGTAGAAGGGAAATCATGAAATTCATCTGAAAGAAATCCCTGTTGCTGTTGTATTCACTCACTCCTCACCTCTGTTGTTCTTTCAGATCAACTCAACAGTGTCCATGTCGGGGCTCCATGCAGTGAGCAGCTCTGATGATGTGAAACCTCCGTTGGGCTTGAAGCAGCTCTCGTCCCACAGCCCAGGGCCGATGCTTTCCCAAAAACGCCTGTGTGCCATCTGTGGAGACAGATCCTCTGGTGACAAGACACCTTCAATACAACACTCATTCTCTGTGCTTTGCCTTTGAGTTTTTGCAAAACagtcagatatttttttaaatgtcagtcttGAAACATATTATCAtcccttttttgtttatatctttTCCTTCCAGGTAAACACTACGGTGTCTACAGCTGTGAGGGCTGTAAAGGCTTCTTCAAGCGGACCGTGCGCAAAGACCTGACCTACACCTGTCGGGACAACAAAGACTGTATGGTGGATAAGAGGCAGAGGAACCGCTGCCAGTATTGTCGCTACCAGAAGTGCCTGGCCATGGGCATGAAGAGAGAAGGTGAGCAAGCAGGGGCACCTCAGCACACCCTGAACATGGCTGGTTTTCAGCCCCTTCTGCTCATAAAAATGAGGCCGTTTCACCATTTTACACATACAATTCCAGATTAAAATATCAATTAAATATTGCttttaaagattatttcaaTTGATAcattatttaaagtgaaacatatTATGTATTGTCCACTCAAAATCTGGTTTCAAGAGCATCCAACAGTAGACTTCTACCCTTGTAACACTCATCAGAGATGATATTGATTGATCTTCTTTTCCAGAGCTTGAAGAAATTAGTCTCCTTTGAATGTGGCATATTTGCTGTCTTGGACTGACACTAATAAAGAACTCACTTGTCATATTTATAAAAGGAAATCTAAAATTTTGCCACTTTCTCCACTTTTGCCTGACAAGCTCCCACAAATACTTTGGCTCGTTCCCAGCTCAACTGCTGTCTCGTTCACACTCAACACTTCAGTGCTGGATACATCATTAAGGGTCTCCATTTCCAAAGGCCCCCTCAGATACGTTTGAGAAAATGGCAGCCTTCTTTTGCCCCAAAATGGAGGACACTAGTATATATTAGGGTTGCAGCGTTATAACAATTTCAAGGTATACTGAAGTATGAGAACTGACAGTTATAGTACCATGTGCGTTTGTTCATTTGCGGTATTAAATTCTAACatattaatgtaattcaaaaaacattttagtcaattatttcagtaattttcatgtctgtcaggacataCTATTTTGGTAAATTATGATAAAATGTTTGCTTAACCACAAGtgcttctgttttcatgactttaaatgttgttttaactgatgatgataataattgtGTAATATTGTTTTCTGAGACGGTCATCATACCATCAAAACCTCATACTGTTGCAACCCTAGTGCATACTTTGTGTGGCCTTCTGTAATCTCTATTGTTAGAACCTAGATGATATACCCCGTCCTTCTGaaattttgtctttctttttttttttgttggtattAAAGTCTTTGTTGCTTTCAGAGTGATTCAGTAAAACAAACCTTAAAGAGGTCAGAGGGGgttaaatacttttttgtggGTGCTGTGTCGTGGTTGAGGTGACCCTTGTGTAGTCTGGAAGTATCAGGTAACTTTGTCATATTTACCAagtttgtttgtcttcaggTGGCCATCAGTTACAGGTAAAAGCCTCCCATACTTTGTACCAGTAAAAGCACAAACTCCACCCTTTGGTCTTCTATACGGCTATTGAACTGTATTACTTCTCATCATATTCccagattttaaaatgaaatatcaagCTTTCAATCATGGAGTTGCCAGAGTTTACCACTTCGTACCTTAGTAGAATCTTATTAATATGATACTGACAGTGATACTGCTGATAAACTGATACAACACATTGtaattataaaacactgaaagttattttatattaaaaggagacagacacatttacaaACTACAGCTGAGCTCTGTGCATCATGATCATATCAAACTAACTCTGAAACTCACGTTAAATCCGTTTTAAACCAGTCAATCTGAGATTATCTGCAGATAAGTCTCTTAGAGTCGTGCAGTGTACAGGTGGTAAGAGCTGAATCCACTTCTTGCTGTGCTTTCTCAGAACAGATTACCATAGAAGGACTGAAATCCCCAGCACATTAAGATGCATCGTTCATCATAGATTAATCACAACTTTACTCAGTTTGTGAAGATGCTGAGATGTGTCCGCTGTTGTTTCTATATTGATCACTGTTATCAGTATAAACAGAGtataaaatgaaagcaaatgaaaGGAACGCTCAAGGCAGCTGCGCTCTGTGGCTGGTTCTTTGTACTGTAATATGCCCTCATCTATTAATCCATAGCATAATGTAAATTAGATTTAATATCTGATCTATAATCAGTAGAAAATGCATCATTAAATGATGGTATCAGTGTTGACATTTCTTCTGGGCATTTTCACTGAGAGCCTCAGTAATATTTGTACAGTAGGGGATAGAAAGAACGAGTACAGAGTGGTAGAGAGGGAGATGGGGGTGGGTAAGCCTTGTAAACACTAACCccctttccccctctcttcctctttttgtttcctctcgttctctctctcccccccctccctccttctgtaGTGGCCAAGATGAACGACAGATGTAAGGAGAAGCgggagggaggggtgtgtgtctgtgtctgtatgagtGAGCAAGAGGCAGAGAGATATTACACTGTATATCTATGAGAAGGAagcagtttgaaatgttttgctttagTTTGCTCCCAGTGTTCCAAGGTGGACCTGTGCCAGCCTTGAATCACTtccccatatatatatatttttacctTTATAGGTCTCTGTTGGGTTTTCTGACTTTGCACACTCCTTTTAATCATCGTCCTACTTTACTACGAAGTCATTTATTCTTGGGTGCTGCTCAAATTCTTAGCTCTGACAGTCTGCCACAGAGCAGATCAACTTTTTAACAGGAACTTTTAATTTCTTGTTAAAGAATACCTTGATGTCTTGGCTGCTCTACATGAGATGCCCACTTTTCACTATTTGTGTCCATTGGCACCACCTTTCTTTATATATCAACATATGCAGACACAGTGACAAATGAAGATCGATGATATTAagtagattaaaataaataaaagtcaacaaCTCTTGATTTTCTTTGACAGTAAGTGCACATAAAGGATTCAAACTTAAGGCATGTTAATTAATCTATGTCATAGCTATCTAAGGCTGATTATTACTTTAATTCTGCCACTTAATTTCTCGATTAATCGTTGAGTCTCTCAGATGTCTTAAAAAATCCCAAAGTGACATCCATTGCTTCAAAGATCCTTCATTTACTAACAGAAATGCTACTGAACAGCAGCAAATCCTTCCATTTCTGCAACTCAACAAATGGTCAaccaataaaaaatgaaaacacaaaaaaatgaatgaaactgtgttAACACAGGGCTGTTTGTTGACAATTTCTGTCGTGTGATGCAGTGATCAGTttatggtggctatggttgtATTTGGTCTGAACAGTGTAcgactttgttttattcttatcCATTCTTATTCTTGACGGACCAAGTCAGTCACATAACCACAATCTACTGTCAACAGCCTTTGATTGCTAAGGACTTGTAACCAAAATATTGAGCATGCTGACTTTAATTATGTTTACGCAATCTGTCCGATTGTCTTTGGAGTGCTGTGTATATAGTGCACCATACACTGTACTGAAATGGATAAAGATTTCCACCACAATATTGAATCAGTTTACTGCcgaatgggttttttttatataaggATTTTGCTTTGGTATCCACACTTTGTTAGATGATTTGTTAGCTTCTTAAGAACCtcaagaaaagggaaaatgcaCTTTATTGTACAGTTGTATTCATTGGTTTTACATGCACTTAAATGAGTCTGATTGGGGTCGTCTTTCTGCAGTAAGCTGATTTATTGAATTTCATAAAAACAAGTATCCTAGTTTCCTTAATCTGGGTAAGGGATTAAGAGAAACCTTGTTACCACAGAAAAACAGCGACAGTGAAAATTAATTCTGGGCAAATTGTCATCATTAAGAATACCaactttaatgtcagtttgaaGCAATTACTATTATATGATAgtaataatttattttgtttatgccTAATTTGTATATATTTCTGCATTGTCAGAGGGCCTGAAAGACGAATGAAAGACCGTATGAGAGACTCTGACTTTATCATGAATTGTACatatctgtctcttttctttcccattgttttgtacatttcttttcatttatcttgTCTTACTCTTGTATCTTGTTTTGTATGCCAATCACTTGCCACACCACTAACTTTCACTCATTTCTCTTTTTCGTTGTCCACGCCTTTTTCTATTAATCTCTGATTGTTCTTCTCTCACTTTTTCAATTCTGATGTCTGGTGGCACTTGTGtctgtacattttctttctactaccttttattctcttctttttttgtgcacttCTTGCTGTCTTTAATTGTCGTATGTTGTTCTGCCACTGCCTGTCTGCCCAAACCATTTGCTTCTCtattcatttgcatttcctgtttctctgtcatttaACCCATCATTCGCACCCACACTTGCTTCTCTCTGCTATTCCTaatcttccttccttcttctcctttcttgtccttcattgttttcttctgtgctcCCTTCTGTCAACCCCAATCCCCCGTCCTGCAGCTGTCCAAGAGGAGCGACAGAGGAACAAGGAACGGGAAGGCGAGGTGGAGTCGACTAGTGCAGTGAACGAGGAGATGCCAGTAGAGAAGATTTTGGAAGCAGAGATGGCTGTAGAGCAAAAGACGGAgcttcatgctgatggaagcTCAGGCGGCAGCTCTGTGAGTAGTCTGCATAGTGGAAATCCACTACAATTTGTCTTCCTTTGTGCTTTCTCTCACATTCAGTATTATTACCAAGTTAAGCTTGAGAATCGAACGTCTCCACCTTGTGTATTTGTTGAGTATATTGAAATATATAATTGATTACTTATTATATTAATTCAGCAACTACAGTTCAACAATCTTCACAGGTTGTTGTTGGTATGATTAATAtgatatttaaagaaataataatcaataatcctCTAAATCTGCTTTCTGCAGCCCAACGACCCTGTCACCAACATCTGTCAGGCAGCAGACAAGCAGCTCTTTACCCTGGTGGAGTGGGCCAAGAGGATCCCTCACTTCTCTGAACTGCCCCTGGACGACCAGGTCATCTTGCTCCGTGCTGGTAAGCTGCAGATTTAAAGGGTTAATTTCAAAGTATTTTGTCCGTAGTCAGTGTATTAGACAGCAGTGTGAGCATGGAAGCTAAGCATTTAACTGCTGTGACCAGGGGCAATGGCAAAGTGTATTTTAGCCACCTAACAAAAGGGCCATCTAAAAAAATCTATCACTCACCACACCTCCAACTCCAACAGGCTGGAATGAACTCCTGATTGCATCGTTCTCCCATCGCTCCATCTCTGTGAAGGACGGGATTCTGCTGGCCACCGGCCTGCATGTCCACAGGAACAGTGCTCACAGTGCAGGTGTTGGAGCCATCTTTGACAGGTAATACATA
This window of the Acanthopagrus latus isolate v.2019 chromosome 3, fAcaLat1.1, whole genome shotgun sequence genome carries:
- the rxrba gene encoding retinoic acid receptor RXR-beta-A isoform X3 produces the protein MQLTASCSSKCQLNTNHSKNKIFINKAACIIKISTNGRMMEDSRSPDSSSVSSPPSGQRSPPLVPSAAASMTSLPPITTSGVNSPISSIGSPFSVISSSLGSPCLPGTPSVGYGPISSPQINSTVSMSGLHAVSSSDDVKPPLGLKQLSSHSPGPMLSQKRLCAICGDRSSGKHYGVYSCEGCKGFFKRTVRKDLTYTCRDNKDCMVDKRQRNRCQYCRYQKCLAMGMKREVAKMNDRSVQEERQRNKEREGEVESTSAVNEEMPVEKILEAEMAVEQKTELHADGSSGGSSPNDPVTNICQAADKQLFTLVEWAKRIPHFSELPLDDQVILLRAGWNELLIASFSHRSISVKDGILLATGLHVHRNSAHSAGVGAIFDRVLTELVSKMRDMQMDKTELGCLRAIILFNPDAKGLSNSSEVELLRERVYASLESYCKQKYPDQQGRFAKLLLRLPALRSIGLKCLEHLFFFKLIGDTPIDTFLMEMLEAPHQLT
- the rxrba gene encoding retinoic acid receptor RXR-beta-A isoform X4, which encodes MQLTASCSSKCQLNTNHSKNKIFINKAACIIKISTNGRMMEDSRSPDSSSVSSPPSGQRSPPLVPSAAASMTSLPPITTSGVNSPISSIGSPFSVISSSLGSPCLPGTPSVGYGPISSPQINSTVSMSGLHAVSSSDDVKPPLGLKQLSSHSPGPMLSQKRLCAICGDRSSGKHYGVYSCEGCKGFFKRTVRKDLTYTCRDNKDCMVDKRQRNRCQYCRYQKCLAMGMKREAVQEERQRNKEREGEVESTSAVNEEMPVEKILEAEMAVEQKTELHADGSSGGSSPNDPVTNICQAADKQLFTLVEWAKRIPHFSELPLDDQVILLRAGWNELLIASFSHRSISVKDGILLATGLHVHRNSAHSAGVGAIFDRVLTELVSKMRDMQMDKTELGCLRAIILFNPDAKGLSNSSEVELLRERVYASLESYCKQKYPDQQGRFAKLLLRLPALRSIGLKCLEHLFFFKLIGDTPIDTFLMEMLEAPHQLT
- the rxrba gene encoding retinoic acid receptor RXR-beta-A isoform X1, with product MQLTASCSSKCQLNTNHSKNKIFINKAACIIKISTNGRMMEDSRSPDSSSVSSPPSGQRSPPLVPSAAASMTSLPPITTSGVNSPISSIGSPFSVISSSLGSPCLPGTPSVGYGPISSPQINSTVSMSGLHAVSSSDDVKPPLGLKQLSSHSPGPMLSQKRLCAICGDRSSGKHYGVYSCEGCKGFFKRTVRKDLTYTCRDNKDCMVDKRQRNRCQYCRYQKCLAMGMKREVAKMNDRSVQEERQRNKEREGEVESTSAVNEEMPVEKILEAEMAVEQKTELHADGSSGGSSPNDPVTNICQAADKQLFTLVEWAKRIPHFSELPLDDQVILLRAGWNELLIASFSHRSISVKDGILLATGLHVHRNSAHSAGVGAIFDRAHNAEVGAIFDRVLTELVSKMRDMQMDKTELGCLRAIILFNPDAKGLSNSSEVELLRERVYASLESYCKQKYPDQQGRFAKLLLRLPALRSIGLKCLEHLFFFKLIGDTPIDTFLMEMLEAPHQLT